One segment of Schistocerca cancellata isolate TAMUIC-IGC-003103 chromosome 2, iqSchCanc2.1, whole genome shotgun sequence DNA contains the following:
- the LOC126155707 gene encoding ARL14 effector protein-like, whose protein sequence is MSEVNEEEESLAPCSIGKDAAASKCHVIFYAKKTGFKAFSDFTECDQKLLVSRSEAKLDENSIICFHHEALFLHEYQAMQKKCCNPFKKRNHNVKAGLRLLDNETAAKLCLLKKKEVIDIKPGQKLCPRCMSALNQKLEDSSSLSTQSEQDFTTDETEPAINKSLSFIGASPLKRRQLSKRDKQSYAKRKILDAQSLIGNQIAAAVGINYDEQPSSTKRKLKKKKLLKKKDSCKGTL, encoded by the exons atgtcagaagttaatgaagaagaagaatcgttggccccctgttcaattggaaaagatgctgctgcatcaaagtgccatgttatcttctatgctaagaagactggattcaaagcgtttagtgatttcacagaatgtgaccagaaattgcttgtttcgcgttcagaagccaaacttgacgaaaattccatcatttgcttccaccatgaagccctcttcctacatgaatatcaagcgatgcaaaagaaatgttgcaatccattcaagaagaggaatcacaatgtaaaagctggacttagactgcttgataatgaaactgctgccaaactttgcctgttaaagaaaaaagaagtgattgatataaaacctggtcagaagctttgccctcgctgcatgtcggcactgaaccaaaagctagaagattcatcatcactatcaacccaatctgaacaagatttcacaacggatgaaactgaaccagccatcaacaaaagtttatcatttattggtgcttcaccattgaaaagaagacaactaagtaaaagagataagcaaagctatgcaaaaagaaagatcttggatgcacaaagtttaattgggaatcaaattgctgctgctgtaggaatcaattacgatgaacagccaagttcaa caaagaggaagttgaagaagaaaaagcttctcaagaagaaagattcctgcaagggcacactctag